From the genome of Leptolyngbya iicbica LK, one region includes:
- the argH gene encoding argininosuccinate lyase has product MSSATPKKTWSQRFESALHPAIAAFNASISFDIELLEYDLLGSEAHAKMLAKTGIITTAEAEQLTQGLAQIRQEYREGQFLPTIDDEDVHFAVEHRLIELVGDVGKKLHTARSRNDQVGTDIRLYLRAQIDTIREQLRVFQQALLDQAERHVDTVIPGYTHLQRAQPLSLAHHLLAYVEMAQRDWERLGDIRHRVNVSPLGCGALAGTPFPIDRAYSAELLRFEGVYRNSLDGVSDRDFAIEFTAAASLINVHLSRLAEEVILWASAEFGFVTLTDTCSTGSSIMPQKKNPDVPELVRGKTGRVFGHLQSLLVMMKGLPMAYNKDLQEDKEPLFDTVKTVQGCLQAMTILLQEGLEFQTDRLAQTVTTDFSNATDVADYLAAKGVPFREAYNLVGKVVRQCLASQKLLKDLSLEEWQALHPAFESDIYEAIAPQQVVAARNSYGGTGFEQVRMALSEAKKRLLVAE; this is encoded by the coding sequence GTGAGTTCCGCTACCCCTAAGAAAACCTGGAGCCAGAGGTTCGAGTCGGCTCTGCATCCAGCGATCGCCGCGTTTAATGCCAGTATTTCGTTTGACATTGAGCTGCTGGAATATGATTTGTTGGGGTCAGAAGCTCATGCCAAGATGTTGGCCAAAACGGGGATTATTACGACTGCCGAAGCGGAGCAGTTGACTCAGGGGTTGGCGCAAATTCGGCAGGAATATCGGGAAGGTCAATTTCTCCCCACGATTGATGATGAAGACGTCCACTTTGCGGTTGAGCATCGCCTGATTGAACTAGTGGGCGATGTGGGCAAAAAACTCCACACAGCGCGATCGCGCAACGACCAAGTCGGCACGGATATTCGGCTATATTTGCGAGCTCAAATCGATACGATTCGTGAGCAGTTGCGGGTTTTTCAACAAGCCCTGTTAGATCAAGCCGAACGTCATGTGGACACCGTCATTCCGGGCTATACCCATCTACAACGCGCTCAACCACTGAGTTTGGCCCATCATCTGTTGGCCTATGTGGAAATGGCTCAACGTGACTGGGAGCGTTTAGGTGATATTCGCCATCGGGTCAACGTTTCGCCGTTGGGGTGTGGTGCGTTGGCGGGGACTCCCTTTCCCATTGATCGGGCTTACTCGGCTGAGTTGCTGCGGTTTGAAGGGGTGTATCGCAACAGTTTAGATGGCGTGAGCGATCGCGATTTTGCGATCGAATTCACCGCTGCGGCCAGTCTGATTAATGTGCACCTCTCGCGGCTGGCAGAAGAGGTGATTCTCTGGGCCTCAGCGGAGTTTGGGTTCGTCACGCTGACGGATACTTGCTCCACCGGGTCGAGCATCATGCCGCAGAAAAAAAATCCCGATGTGCCGGAACTGGTGCGGGGCAAAACGGGGCGGGTATTCGGCCATCTTCAGAGCCTGCTGGTGATGATGAAGGGCTTGCCCATGGCCTACAACAAAGACTTGCAAGAGGATAAGGAACCGCTGTTTGACACGGTGAAAACTGTGCAGGGGTGTCTGCAAGCGATGACGATTTTGCTGCAAGAGGGGCTGGAGTTTCAAACTGATCGCTTGGCCCAAACCGTCACCACCGACTTTTCGAACGCGACGGATGTGGCGGATTATCTGGCGGCCAAGGGCGTCCCCTTCCGCGAGGCGTACAACCTGGTGGGCAAAGTGGTGCGCCAATGCCTCGCCAGTCAAAAGCTGCTCAAAGACCTCAGCCTGGAAGAATGGCAGGCGCTGCATCCCGCTTTTGAGTCGGATATTTATGAGGCGATCGCGCCCCAACAGGTCGTCGCCGCCCGTAACAGCTATGGCGGCACCGGCTTTGAGCAAGTGCGGATGGCACTGAGTGAGGCCAAAAAGCGGTTGCTCGTGGCGGAGTAG
- a CDS encoding PP2C family protein-serine/threonine phosphatase: MKELVTRLQREQFKIQDLLSSLGFALRSLNNLNQFLELIPMIASRVTDASGGALVLFRPDGQVRLERLHCQSDDHCQDVKMALEAATRQVTASFSPAGSAIEIARTAMLSLDRHVHRYLGSDFQIFGTAIIVKNVERGRLYVFSREVDYAWSETRQKLVRLVADQTAVAIENEELTVALRKKERMGRELEIGAEIQLQLLPRTFPTIDGIDLAAQCRTANKVGGDYYDFIPTTYDQIRHPDVQSSALAPWSFAIGDVMGKGVPAGLIMTMLRGMLRAEVLHSFSPAKILHHLNHVMHTDLENSSRFVTLFYGEYDPKTRTLSYSNAAHNPPLLWRAATNTVTRLDTVGMLLGLDIDTHYYEEQVELQPGDTILYYTDGFTDAANSKGERMDEDNLINALKWACRNQHSAQDILAYLFEMLQRFVGHGRHTEDDVTLVVMRLKPELQLNIFSQEAPPTS; encoded by the coding sequence ATGAAAGAGCTGGTCACTCGTCTTCAACGGGAACAGTTCAAAATTCAGGATCTCCTCAGTTCCCTGGGGTTTGCGCTGCGGAGTTTGAACAATCTCAATCAGTTTTTAGAACTGATTCCGATGATTGCCAGCCGCGTGACCGATGCGAGTGGCGGCGCGCTGGTGCTGTTTCGCCCTGATGGTCAGGTGCGGCTAGAGCGCTTGCATTGCCAAAGCGACGACCATTGCCAAGACGTCAAGATGGCGCTCGAAGCGGCGACTCGCCAGGTAACGGCCTCCTTTTCCCCAGCGGGGAGTGCGATCGAAATTGCACGTACAGCGATGCTGTCTCTCGATCGCCACGTTCACCGCTACTTAGGCAGTGATTTTCAAATCTTTGGTACCGCCATCATTGTGAAAAATGTGGAGCGGGGGCGGCTGTATGTCTTTAGTCGCGAGGTGGACTACGCCTGGTCGGAGACGCGGCAAAAGCTGGTGCGGCTAGTGGCGGATCAGACAGCGGTGGCGATCGAAAATGAAGAACTCACCGTCGCGCTGCGCAAAAAAGAGCGCATGGGCCGCGAGCTGGAAATTGGTGCCGAGATCCAGCTACAGTTGCTGCCCCGGACCTTCCCCACCATTGACGGGATTGACCTAGCAGCGCAATGTCGCACTGCAAACAAAGTGGGGGGTGACTATTACGACTTTATTCCGACAACCTACGATCAAATTCGTCATCCCGATGTGCAATCGTCAGCGTTAGCGCCCTGGAGTTTTGCGATCGGTGATGTCATGGGCAAAGGGGTGCCCGCCGGACTCATCATGACGATGTTGCGCGGCATGTTGCGAGCTGAAGTGCTCCATAGTTTTTCACCCGCTAAGATCCTGCATCATCTAAACCACGTCATGCATACCGATCTGGAAAATTCCAGCCGGTTTGTGACGTTGTTTTACGGCGAATATGATCCGAAGACGCGCACCCTGTCTTATAGCAATGCGGCTCACAATCCCCCATTACTGTGGCGGGCTGCCACCAATACCGTGACGCGCCTAGACACAGTGGGGATGCTACTGGGGCTTGATATCGACACTCACTACTACGAAGAACAGGTCGAACTACAGCCGGGCGATACGATTTTGTATTACACAGACGGGTTCACCGATGCCGCCAACTCTAAAGGCGAGCGCATGGATGAAGATAACTTGATCAATGCTCTGAAGTGGGCCTGTCGTAACCAGCATTCTGCGCAAGATATCTTGGCGTATCTCTTTGAAATGCTGCAGCGCTTTGTGGGGCACGGTCGCCATACGGAAGACGACGTCACTCTGGTGGTGATGCGGCTCAAGCCAGAGCTGCAGCTCAATATCTTTAGCCAAGAAGCGCCACCGACGTCTTAG
- a CDS encoding cobalt-precorrin-6A reductase, whose protein sequence is MSRLWLIGGTQESRQLVQRLVLQLPSGLSSGPACVITVTTEPARSLYPVSSQLQIQVGQLTPDEAEDFWRTHDIAAILDLSHPFATSISQLAIAFAQRYQLPYLRYERTLVDDPPSSWRDRQQRLGMVRVPHLQALLTSEYLSGDRTLLTLGYRQLAAFVPWQSQATLFARILPSPVALKTALDAGFTPERLIALRPPISAELETALWQHWQITQIVTKASGQPGGQDQKQILAARLGVRLLQIQRPAIAYPAQTDDLDTALQFALRYCN, encoded by the coding sequence ATGTCTCGGCTGTGGCTGATTGGGGGCACCCAAGAGAGCCGCCAGTTGGTGCAGCGATTAGTGTTGCAACTGCCGAGTGGGCTGTCGTCGGGGCCTGCCTGTGTGATCACTGTGACGACGGAGCCAGCGCGATCGCTCTATCCGGTATCTTCGCAGCTACAGATTCAAGTGGGGCAGCTTACCCCGGACGAGGCAGAAGACTTTTGGCGAACGCATGACATTGCGGCCATTCTCGATCTCTCTCATCCGTTTGCGACGTCGATTTCTCAATTGGCGATCGCCTTTGCCCAGCGATACCAATTGCCCTATCTCCGTTATGAACGGACCTTGGTCGATGACCCTCCGAGCAGTTGGCGCGATCGCCAACAACGACTGGGTATGGTGCGGGTACCTCACCTGCAAGCTTTGCTTACCTCGGAATATCTGAGCGGCGATCGCACGCTACTCACCTTGGGCTATCGTCAGCTAGCAGCCTTTGTGCCGTGGCAATCGCAAGCTACCTTATTCGCCCGCATTTTGCCGTCACCCGTTGCCCTCAAGACTGCGCTTGACGCGGGCTTTACGCCCGAGCGCCTGATTGCTTTGCGGCCACCCATCAGCGCCGAACTGGAAACCGCCTTGTGGCAGCACTGGCAGATCACACAAATTGTGACCAAGGCGTCGGGACAACCGGGTGGACAAGACCAAAAACAAATACTGGCTGCCCGTCTCGGGGTGCGGCTGCTGCAAATTCAACGGCCAGCGATCGCCTATCCGGCTCAAACTGATGACCTTGATACGGCACTCCAGTTTGCTTTGCGTTACTGTAACTAG
- a CDS encoding class I SAM-dependent methyltransferase, whose translation MVTTGLSERLDAVAKRYNREFRGESVEVPEAVEALPIFKDWVAGKLSARLASPFWEMVKPKKLQNCLDLGAGGSFLFYPCWREWDARFYGQDISGAICDLVNARGSQLNSKLFKGMRQAAAHQLDVYEPNQFDVAIATGVSCYYEWDYWDNVLSAVKKVLKPGCPFIFDVIDPEQPLAEDWAILEMYLGAEVELMPVADWKRQLKAVGVTIKKEQPGELFHLFKVVLS comes from the coding sequence ATGGTGACAACTGGTTTGTCTGAACGTTTAGATGCGGTAGCCAAGCGGTACAATCGCGAGTTTCGCGGTGAGTCCGTCGAGGTGCCCGAGGCGGTGGAAGCCCTCCCAATATTTAAGGATTGGGTGGCCGGCAAACTCTCGGCGCGACTAGCGTCACCCTTTTGGGAAATGGTGAAACCGAAGAAACTGCAAAACTGTCTTGACCTCGGAGCCGGGGGCAGTTTTCTGTTTTATCCTTGCTGGCGCGAATGGGATGCCCGGTTTTACGGTCAGGATATTAGCGGTGCTATTTGCGACTTGGTGAATGCGCGCGGTTCGCAGCTCAACTCCAAGCTATTTAAAGGAATGCGCCAGGCGGCGGCCCACCAATTAGATGTATACGAGCCGAATCAGTTTGATGTGGCGATCGCGACGGGGGTGAGCTGCTACTACGAGTGGGATTATTGGGACAATGTGTTGTCAGCGGTGAAAAAGGTGCTGAAACCAGGCTGTCCCTTTATTTTTGATGTCATCGATCCGGAGCAGCCCCTGGCGGAAGATTGGGCCATCTTGGAGATGTATCTCGGGGCCGAGGTGGAGCTGATGCCTGTGGCCGACTGGAAACGCCAACTGAAAGCGGTGGGCGTCACGATTAAAAAAGAACAGCCGGGTGAGTTATTCCACTTATTTAAGGTGGTGCTGAGTTAA
- a CDS encoding mannose-1-phosphate guanyltransferase encodes MRAVLMAGGSGTRLRPLTCDLPKPMVPVMNRPIAEHIINLLKRNGVDEVIATLYYLPDVMRDYFQDGSEFGVRMTYAVEEDQPLGTAGCVKNIEELLDDTFIVISGDGITDFDLQEALRFHKAKGSKATLVLAHVPNPVEFGVVITDDENRIKRFLEKPSTSEIFSDTVNTGTYILEPEVLDYLPANQETDFSKDLFPLLLDKGEPMFGYVAEGYWCDVGHLDAYREAQYDALYNKVEVDLDYYPETSPGIRIGKDTEIDPTAELHPPLIIGDNCRIGARAKLKPGTIIGDNVTIGNDAHLERAVVWNGAIVGEEAFLQACVISRGTRVDRRAQVLEAAVIGALTNVGEEAQISPKVRVWPNKQIESGATLNINLIWGNMAQRNLFGQRGVSGLANIDITPEFAVKLGAAYGSTLPSGSHVTVSRDQRSISRMVSRSLISGLMSVGINIQNLEATAIPLARAVMPTLGVIGGIHVRIHPDRPDHILIEFFDENGIDIPKSKEKKIEGAYFKEDLRRSPIQEIGTVTYPSRVIEAYSTAFEEKLNVEAVRNSNSKVVIDYAYAVSGAVLPRLLAKFDCDAVVLNASLSQVAPGSVEREAMLGQLGQVVQALQATFGVQVSAHGEQFVLVDEVGTPIRGEALTALVTHMVLTANPRGTVVVPVHATGAIEHIARRHDGKVIRTKVNPTALMEACQENENVVLGGSSDMGFIFPQMHPGFDAMFCIAKIIEMLTIQEHTLGQIWAELPRISHRTQTLRCPWTSKGALMRYMVETHPADQLELVDGVKVLDPDSDGWILVLPDAGEPLVHIYANSEDREWVDEKLNEYRQKVLAFIDQEQGIHQIPQETAS; translated from the coding sequence ATGCGTGCAGTATTAATGGCCGGCGGTTCGGGAACGCGTTTGCGACCGCTTACCTGTGATCTGCCAAAGCCGATGGTGCCAGTGATGAATCGCCCGATCGCTGAGCACATCATCAATCTCCTCAAGCGCAATGGCGTGGATGAGGTCATCGCGACGCTTTATTACCTGCCCGACGTCATGCGGGACTACTTTCAAGACGGCAGTGAGTTTGGCGTGCGCATGACCTACGCGGTGGAAGAAGATCAGCCGCTAGGCACCGCTGGCTGCGTCAAAAACATTGAAGAGCTGTTGGACGACACCTTCATTGTGATTAGTGGCGACGGCATCACCGATTTTGATCTGCAAGAGGCGCTGCGGTTCCACAAAGCTAAAGGCTCCAAAGCCACTTTGGTACTGGCCCACGTGCCCAACCCAGTTGAGTTTGGGGTGGTCATCACGGACGATGAAAATCGTATTAAGCGCTTCCTCGAAAAACCGTCAACGAGTGAAATTTTCTCCGACACGGTCAACACGGGCACCTATATTTTGGAGCCAGAAGTTCTTGATTATCTGCCTGCCAACCAAGAAACTGACTTTTCCAAAGATCTCTTTCCCTTGTTGCTAGACAAGGGCGAGCCAATGTTTGGCTATGTCGCCGAGGGCTATTGGTGTGATGTCGGCCACCTCGATGCTTATCGGGAGGCACAGTACGACGCCCTCTACAACAAGGTAGAAGTTGATCTCGATTACTATCCTGAAACGTCTCCCGGCATTCGCATTGGCAAGGACACTGAAATTGACCCGACGGCTGAGCTACACCCGCCGCTGATCATTGGCGACAACTGCCGCATCGGTGCGCGGGCCAAGCTCAAGCCAGGCACTATCATCGGTGACAACGTCACTATCGGTAATGACGCCCATCTCGAGCGAGCTGTGGTCTGGAATGGAGCCATTGTGGGCGAAGAGGCTTTCTTGCAGGCTTGTGTCATTTCGCGCGGTACGCGGGTTGATCGCCGGGCTCAGGTGCTCGAGGCGGCCGTCATTGGCGCCTTGACCAACGTGGGCGAAGAGGCACAAATCAGTCCTAAGGTGAGGGTTTGGCCAAACAAGCAAATCGAATCTGGAGCAACTTTAAATATCAATCTGATTTGGGGCAATATGGCGCAACGTAATCTCTTTGGTCAACGCGGGGTATCTGGGTTAGCCAATATCGACATCACTCCTGAATTTGCCGTCAAGCTGGGAGCGGCGTACGGCTCGACCCTGCCATCTGGCTCTCATGTCACGGTGTCACGTGACCAGCGCAGCATTTCTCGCATGGTGTCGCGATCGCTGATTTCAGGGCTCATGTCAGTCGGTATCAACATTCAGAACTTGGAAGCGACAGCCATTCCGCTAGCCCGAGCTGTGATGCCAACCTTGGGAGTTATTGGGGGCATTCACGTTCGCATCCATCCGGATCGGCCGGATCATATCCTCATTGAATTCTTCGACGAAAACGGCATCGATATTCCCAAGAGCAAGGAAAAGAAAATCGAGGGCGCTTATTTCAAAGAAGATTTGCGGCGATCGCCCATCCAAGAAATTGGGACAGTCACCTACCCCAGCCGTGTCATCGAAGCTTACAGCACCGCCTTTGAAGAAAAGCTGAACGTCGAGGCCGTGCGCAACAGCAATTCTAAAGTCGTGATTGACTACGCCTATGCGGTCTCGGGGGCAGTGCTACCGCGTCTGCTAGCCAAGTTTGACTGTGACGCAGTTGTCTTAAACGCCAGCTTGAGCCAAGTCGCCCCTGGCTCAGTCGAGCGGGAAGCCATGCTGGGCCAGCTGGGTCAAGTCGTACAAGCCTTGCAAGCGACCTTTGGCGTACAGGTATCAGCTCACGGCGAACAGTTTGTCCTGGTAGACGAGGTTGGCACCCCCATTCGTGGCGAAGCGCTGACCGCCTTGGTCACTCATATGGTGTTAACGGCTAACCCTCGCGGGACGGTAGTGGTGCCAGTGCACGCCACCGGAGCGATCGAGCATATTGCCCGCCGTCATGACGGCAAAGTCATCCGTACTAAGGTCAATCCCACGGCACTGATGGAAGCTTGCCAGGAAAATGAGAACGTCGTGCTGGGCGGCAGCAGCGACATGGGCTTTATCTTCCCGCAGATGCATCCGGGTTTTGACGCCATGTTCTGCATTGCCAAAATCATCGAGATGTTGACCATTCAAGAGCATACTCTGGGCCAAATCTGGGCCGAATTGCCGCGCATTTCTCACCGCACTCAGACCCTGCGTTGTCCGTGGACATCGAAGGGGGCATTGATGCGTTACATGGTAGAGACGCACCCTGCTGACCAACTCGAGTTGGTCGATGGCGTTAAAGTTTTGGATCCAGACAGTGACGGTTGGATTTTGGTGCTGCCCGATGCCGGGGAACCCCTGGTACACATTTACGCCAACAGCGAAGATCGGGAATGGGTTGATGAAAAGCTCAATGAATACCGCCAGAAGGTGTTAGCGTTTATCGACCAAGAACAAGGGATTCACCAAATTCCTCAGGAGACGGCATCATGA
- a CDS encoding single-stranded DNA-binding protein: MNQCLLMAEIIEAPQLRYTQDNQTAIAEMTVAFPGLRDDDPAQQLKVIGWGNLAQEMQERYQMGDRVLLEGRLSMNTVDRPEGFKEKRAEMTAQRVYRLTDLGSTAIGQPAPMPNLGTATPAATANPTPVTPAAAPAVTQDAAADVDYDDIPF, from the coding sequence ATGAACCAATGTTTACTGATGGCTGAGATTATTGAGGCCCCTCAGTTGCGCTATACCCAGGATAATCAAACCGCGATCGCCGAAATGACGGTGGCTTTTCCCGGCTTACGTGATGATGATCCGGCGCAGCAGCTCAAAGTCATTGGGTGGGGCAATCTCGCTCAAGAAATGCAAGAGCGCTATCAGATGGGCGATCGCGTTCTGCTGGAAGGTCGCTTATCGATGAACACCGTTGATCGTCCTGAAGGCTTTAAGGAAAAACGAGCGGAGATGACGGCGCAGCGAGTATATCGTTTAACCGACTTGGGCAGCACCGCGATTGGTCAGCCCGCGCCGATGCCCAACCTGGGCACGGCGACACCAGCCGCCACCGCAAACCCCACGCCGGTCACCCCAGCCGCGGCCCCAGCCGTGACCCAAGACGCAGCGGCAGATGTTGATTACGACGACATTCCATTCTAG